The following are encoded together in the Glycine soja cultivar W05 chromosome 5, ASM419377v2, whole genome shotgun sequence genome:
- the LOC114412019 gene encoding alpha/beta hydrolase domain-containing protein 17B-like has product MGGVTSSMAAKMAFFPPNPASYKVVEEAATGALVLEAFPRRENVRVVKFGTRRGTEIVGVYIAHPMAKSTILYSHGNAADIGLMFELFVDLSTHLRVNLFGYDYSGYGQSSGKPSENNTYADIEAAYKYLEENYGTKQEDIILYGQSVGSGPTLDLATRLPRLRAVVLHSPILSGLRVMYPVKRTYWFDIYKNIDKIPLVKCPVLIIHGTDDEVVDCSHGKQLWELCKEKYEPLWLKGGNHCNLELYPEYLRHLRKFISIIENSPSQGQTLWKSIGGVEEARRSVDCFEAPRMSADLRDKPRKSTDKQEQLKFQGHKLSNVETVEKSRISFDHVARSQRNKENHDKSRKSVDVHFGRARKSFDWLDKIRAR; this is encoded by the exons ATGGGTGGCGTAACTTCTTCTATGGCGGCGAAGATGGCGTTTTTTCCGCCTAACCCGGCGTCGTACAAGGTGGTGGAGGAGGCGGCGACGGGGGCGTTGGTGTTGGAGGCATTTCCTCGGCGCGAGAACGTGCGGGTTGTGAAATTCGGGACTAGGCGTGGAACTGAGATAGTGGGGGTGTATATTGCGCACCCCATGGCCAAATCCACCATCCTTTACTCGCATGGGAATGCGGCTGATATCGGACTCATGTTTGAGCTCTTTGTGGATCTCAGCACCCACTTGCGTGTTAATCTTTTCGG ATATGATTACTCTGGTTATGGGCAGTCATCAGGGAAG CCAAGTGAGAATAATACTTATGCGGACATTGAAGCTGCATATAAGTATCTTGAAGAGAACTATGGTACTAAGCAAGAAGACATAATCCTTTATGGTCAATCAGTTGGAAGTGGTCCTACTTTGGATCTTGCCACTCGTTTACCCCGACTAAGGGCTGTTGTTCTCCACAGTCCTATACTATCAGGATTGAGAGTCATGTACCCTGTGAAACGGACATACTGGTTTGACATTTACAAG AACATTGACAAAATTCCATTGGTGAAGTGTCCAGTGCTGATAATTCAT GGAACCGATGATGAGGTTGTCGATTGCTCTCATGGCAAGCAATTGTGGGAACTTTGTAAAGAGAAATATGAACCTTTATGGCTCAAAGGAGGGAACCACTGTAATCTGGAACTCTATCCAGAATACCTACGACATCTCAGAAAATTCATATCAATAATAGAAAACTCACCATCGCAGGGGCAAACTTTGTGGAAAAGCATAGGTGGAGTTGAAGAAGCCAGAAGAAGTGTTGATTGTTTTGAAGCTCCGAGGATGAGTGCTGATCTAAGGGACAAACCAAGGAAAAGCACTGATAAACAAGAACAACTGAAATTTCAAGGGCATAAGTTGAGTAATGTTGAAACAGTTGAGAAATCAAGGATCTCTTTTGATCATGTGGCAAGATCTCAAAGAAACAAAGAGAACCATGATAAATCTCGAAAAAGCGTTGATGTTCATTTTGGGAGGGCGAGGAAGAGCTTTGACTGGCTGGATAAAATTCGAGCTCGCTGA
- the LOC114412020 gene encoding autophagy-related protein 16-like has protein sequence MAKAWKSQEEIASEAIKHTLRALRKRHLLEEAAHAPAVLALSRPIVSQGSEWKEKEENLQVELQQCYKAQSRLSEQLVVEVAESRASKALLQEKENALADLQKELTELRDECSQLKVDLEEKIKSLEVIVSENSELKAQLEQMTIKANKAEAENKMLIDRWMLEKMKDAERLNEANALYEEMVEKLRASGLEQLARRQVDGIVRQSEEGAEFFLESNIPSICKYRLRAHEGGCASMLFEYNSSKLITGGQDRLVKMWDANTGSLSSTLQGCLGSVLDLTITHDNRSVIAASSSNNLYVWDVNSGRVRHTLTGHTDKVCAVDVSKISSRHVVSAAYDRTIKVWDLVKGYCTNTIIFHSNCNALSFSMDGQTIFSGHVDGNLRLWDIQSGKLLSEVAAHSLAVTSLSLSRNGNVVLTSGRDNLHNLFDVRSLEVCGTLKAMGNRVASNWSRSCISPDDNHVAAGSADGSVYIWSISKGDIVSTLKEHTSSVLCCRWSGIGKPLASADKNGIVCVWT, from the exons ATGGCGAAAGCATGGAAGTCACAAGAAGAAATTGCCAGTGAAGCTATCAAGCATACTTTGAGGGCTCTGCGGAAGCGCCATTTGCTTGAGGAAGCTGCTCATGCTCCCGCTGTTCTAGCTCTTTCTAGACCCATCGTTTCTCAG GGCTCTGAgtggaaagagaaagaagagaatcTTCAAGTGGAACTTCAGCAATGCTACAAAGCTCAATCTCGCCTGTCTGAGCAACTTGTTGTGGAAGTAGCTGAGTCCAGAGCTTCGAAAGCGTTGcttcaagagaaagaaaatgcattggCTGATCTGCAGAAGGAGTTGACTGAATTGAG GGATGAGTGCTCTCAATTGAAGGTGGACTTGGAAGAAAAGATTAAATCTCTGGAAGTGATTGTCAGCGAGAATTCTGAACTTAAAGCACAACTGGAGCAGATGACTATTAAAGCCAATAAAGCTGAAGCAGAAAATAAGATGTTGATAGACCGCTGGATGTTAGAAAAGATGAAGGATGCTGAACGCCTAAATGAG GCCAACGCACTGTATGAAGAGATGGTTGAGAAACTAAGGGCCAGTGGGTTAGAACAACTTGCAAGGCGGCAGGTGGATGGTATAGTTCGCCAAAGTGAAGAAGGTGCTGAGTTCTTTTTAGAGTCAAACATCCCTTCCATATGTAAATACAGGCTTCGTGCACATGAAGGTGGTTGTGCTTCCATGTTGTTTGAATACAATTCCAGTAAATTGATTACTGGGGGACAAGATCGGTTAGTTAAAATGTGGGATGCAAATACAGGATCCTTAAGTTCTACTCTTCAGGGCTGCCTTGGCTCAGTATTGGATCTCACAATCACCCATGATAATCGATCTGTCATTGCTGCAAGCAGCTCAAACAACTTGTATGTATGGGATGTCAACTCAGGTCGTGTCCGCCATACCCTTACTGGCCACACAGATAAAGTTTGTGCTGTAGATGTCAGCAAGATTTCAAGTCGTCATGTTGTCAGTGCTGCCTATGATCGTACAATAAAAGTTTGGGACTTAGTGAAAGGTTACTGcacaaacacaataatatttCACAGCAACTGCAATGCTCTTTCCTTCAGCATGGATGGTCAGACCATATTTTCGGGACATGTTGATGGTAACCTTCGGCTATGGGACATTCAAAGTGGAAAGTTACTTAGTGAGGTTGCTGCACATTCACTTGCAGTCACATCACTATCCCTTTCTCGAAATGGAAATGTTGTACTGACCAGTGGAAGGGACAATTTACACAATTTGTTTGATGTGCGATCTCTGGAAGTTTGTGGCACATTAAAAGCCATGGGAAACAGAGTGGCTTCTAATTGGAGTCGCTCCTGTATCAGCCCAGATGACAATCACGTTGCTGCAGGGTCTGCTGATGGATCTGTCTATATTTGGTCAATATCTAAAGGTGATATAGTCAGTACTCTGAAGGAACACACTTCCTCTGTTCTGTGTTGTAGGTGGAGCGGAATTGGAAAACCCCTAGCTTCTGCTGATAAGAATGGGATTGTTTGCGTCTGGACATGA